AGCATGGGTTCAGGTCCACAGCCAAATAATTCGACCTCGGCCAGTTCTTGGTCGCTCATGACTTGCAGACAGTCACGCGCGAGTTCGGTGACAAAGCCTCGGTAACAGCCGGAAAACTCCGACCCGCTTGCCAGCCGGGAAGCGATGCCGAGTGATTCCATCAGTGGCATGCCGTGGGTGACTTCCCTGCCGGCGCCAGGAACCGGCAATGCCGATGCTATCGTCTGGAAAGGGAATGGCAGCTCTGAGCCCATCAGGACCAGTGGTTGTTTCGCCGCGCCATGATCGGCAGCGAGGCTCTCCGCGAGGAAGACAATCGGTGGAATTCCCACGCCGCCACCGATCAGCATGGGCCTGGATTTCTCGGCACAGGCGACAAATGGATTGCCGATGGGGCCGATGACGCTGACCGAGTCGCCGCGTTGACGGCTCGATAAATGGCGCAGGCCATCGCCAATGACCTTATAGAGAAGTTCGATCCAGCCGCCATCCGCGCTGGCCCGCATGATCGATAGCGGGCGACGCATTGGGACTGCCGGGTCACAGCAGACATGCGCGAACGAGCCGGGTTTGGCCTTG
This portion of the Pseudomonadota bacterium genome encodes:
- a CDS encoding dihydroorotate dehydrogenase electron transfer subunit — protein: MSGGDREHRGTIFVEDAAVLSQDEYAGQQYVIRLHAPLCAAKAKPGSFAHVCCDPAVPMRRPLSIMRASADGGWIELLYKVIGDGLRHLSSRQRGDSVSVIGPIGNPFVACAEKSRPMLIGGGVGIPPIVFLAESLAADHGAAKQPLVLMGSELPFPFQTIASALPVPGAGREVTHGMPLMESLGIASRLASGSEFSGCYRGFVTELARDCLQVMSDQELAEVELFGCGPEPMLDAIARLARDLDLPCQISLEEFMACALGGCAGCTVEVKTDAGVAMKRVCVDGPVFDAHTIYAG